The following coding sequences lie in one Candidatus Nitrospira allomarina genomic window:
- a CDS encoding sigma-54-dependent transcriptional regulator — MRANIFVTDDDDVVRQAISRRIAKRHHHVRSFASGEALLEALDHDAPDLILLDLKMAGLSGLETLKHIRAKSQQSLVILLTAYGTVEDAVEAIKLGAYDFLIKSVDFSSVEPVIDRALDYLSLRRRIDFETQDRPGRYAFNSLIANSPSMKELVGQIQEMAKNLKTTVLLFGETGTGKEFVARVLHHNGPRDKGPFVGVNCTAIPQELFESELFGYERGAFTGANQRKPGLCEQAEGGTLFLDEIGDLNPSMQAKLLRVLQERSFKRLGGQEDIEVDFRLIAATNRDLRKDVAQGRFREDLFFRLNVVSLNLPPLRNRIEDIIPLALATLIRQSSDLGKEVSAIEPEAQRLLERYPYPGNIRELENIMERAAIFCRGKSLTEGDLPREVHEEARSSVNAVTRGDQKVVRMEMILGEQSLAAIESDLIEEVMRLSDYNKSLAAKYLGITRFALDRRLKKIPES, encoded by the coding sequence ATGCGCGCGAACATTTTTGTGACGGATGATGATGATGTGGTTCGGCAAGCCATCAGCCGACGGATCGCAAAACGACACCATCATGTGCGAAGCTTTGCTTCGGGAGAGGCCTTATTGGAAGCCCTTGATCATGATGCGCCAGATCTCATTCTGTTAGATTTGAAAATGGCCGGGTTAAGCGGACTGGAGACTCTCAAACATATTCGTGCGAAATCTCAACAGTCCCTTGTCATTCTCCTCACAGCCTATGGCACGGTGGAAGATGCAGTGGAGGCCATCAAACTCGGGGCCTATGATTTCCTGATTAAAAGCGTCGATTTCTCCAGCGTGGAACCTGTGATCGATCGTGCGCTTGACTATCTGTCCCTACGGCGCCGTATCGATTTTGAAACGCAGGATAGGCCTGGTCGATATGCCTTCAACAGTTTGATTGCCAATAGTCCCAGTATGAAGGAATTGGTTGGGCAAATTCAGGAAATGGCAAAGAATCTGAAGACGACGGTTCTCCTGTTTGGAGAAACGGGAACGGGAAAAGAATTTGTCGCTCGAGTACTTCATCATAACGGGCCTCGGGACAAAGGTCCTTTTGTGGGGGTGAATTGCACAGCCATTCCCCAGGAATTATTTGAAAGTGAGTTATTTGGCTATGAGCGTGGGGCCTTCACGGGTGCGAACCAGCGCAAACCCGGCCTCTGTGAGCAGGCGGAAGGCGGGACGCTCTTTTTAGATGAGATTGGAGACCTCAATCCTTCCATGCAGGCGAAATTGCTTCGAGTGTTACAGGAGCGTTCGTTTAAACGGTTGGGTGGACAAGAGGATATTGAGGTGGATTTTCGTCTGATTGCGGCCACCAATCGGGATCTGCGCAAAGATGTGGCGCAAGGCAGATTCCGGGAGGACTTGTTTTTTCGGCTGAATGTGGTGTCATTAAATCTCCCACCATTACGGAATCGGATAGAAGATATTATCCCTCTGGCTCTTGCGACGTTGATTCGACAAAGTAGCGACCTTGGCAAAGAGGTTTCGGCTATTGAGCCGGAGGCCCAACGACTGTTGGAGCGCTATCCCTATCCGGGAAATATTCGTGAACTGGAAAATATTATGGAGCGTGCGGCTATTTTTTGTCGTGGGAAAAGTTTGACGGAAGGGGATCTGCCTCGTGAAGTCCATGAAGAGGCTCGTTCCTCAGTAAATGCGGTCACTCGAGGAGATCAAAAGGTGGTGCGCATGGAAATGATTCTCGGAGAGCAATCCCTTGCGGCGATTGAAAGCGATTTGATTGAAGAAGTCATGCGGTTATCTGATTATAATAAAAGTCTCGCTGCCAAATATCTTGGCATTACCCGTTTTGCTTTGGACCGCCGTCTCAAAAAAATCCCCGAGTCTTGA
- the priA gene encoding replication restart helicase PriA gives MLADVVLPARRFQVFTYQVPLHLLSLLQVGSPVMVPLGSTVVSGVVVSLFETQNSSSLQTQFRQKPLRAILSLEADAGNRPLEHNLLRLVEKISDYYLAPFSACLRLIVPPHSIPVIRRISLTDDGRQALSDRSLASDVQLVLRKLEQAPRGLLRSSLMRTMNNGSDILARAKRKGWIIEQTTLPSGSKGQSPVRGSRVGRNPMHSASRGLFDSPEESREIPESLQRSASGFKDNRTWNLLFTAVQTGGFQEVPVVGLESIRQDLLFTMIETILNKGRRVLILAPEVQQAEILGEQVRLVGNIQVEVYHGHLSTMVRAARWERIRQGDVQVVVGTRSALFLPVPNLGLVWINQEEDPSYKDEHLPYFHAREVARMRGECDQALVVYSSTSPSLELYGRFTEQVGEALERSSQQIPHVNMVDLRTFSYETIMSPVLITRITQSLDEGKQVILLLNRKGFSGALVCRDCGKAPSCPTCGVALKLYQRPSRLVCTYCEGIQPTPETCPTCQGRVFRFSGMGTQRLEEEVRRLFPAVPVARFDRENVKTPEAADTMLRQFRQRDIGVMIGTEFLVHQSEPPTAPVIGLPQADLGLHIPEFRSAERTFQMLSRALRLARNGQEPGEVILQTRIPDHHVLTAIGHQWPRMFYDQELELRDLLGYPPTTHVILLVVTGEQATRVQKIVGFLQQRLKEFEGRRPSGAAGKGGMGTPMVLGPMASKKPGRIKKNRVIFLIKTVDLSEAQRGLRSLQRAYEAEFPKDPVIVEFNVDPMDIQ, from the coding sequence ATGCTTGCTGACGTTGTCCTGCCGGCCAGACGGTTCCAGGTCTTTACCTATCAAGTCCCCCTCCATCTCCTTTCCCTGTTGCAGGTAGGAAGTCCCGTAATGGTGCCTTTAGGCTCTACTGTTGTCTCTGGAGTGGTCGTGTCGCTTTTTGAAACACAAAACTCTTCTTCCCTGCAAACGCAGTTCCGTCAAAAACCGTTACGTGCCATTCTTTCGTTGGAGGCCGATGCCGGGAACCGTCCGTTGGAACACAACCTTCTTCGGCTGGTTGAAAAAATTTCAGATTATTATCTGGCTCCTTTCTCCGCATGCTTGCGGTTGATTGTCCCTCCACATTCGATACCGGTAATAAGGCGAATATCCTTAACGGACGACGGTCGACAGGCCTTATCGGACCGCTCGCTGGCATCTGACGTCCAGTTGGTGCTTCGCAAGTTAGAACAGGCTCCCAGGGGATTGCTCCGATCCTCTCTTATGCGAACGATGAACAATGGGTCAGATATTCTGGCTCGTGCGAAAAGGAAGGGATGGATTATCGAACAGACGACCCTGCCTTCAGGATCCAAGGGTCAAAGTCCGGTTCGTGGAAGCAGAGTTGGACGAAACCCCATGCATTCAGCTTCCCGAGGGTTATTTGATTCTCCAGAAGAATCAAGGGAAATCCCGGAATCTCTTCAACGTTCGGCGTCCGGCTTTAAAGACAACCGGACATGGAACCTTTTATTCACTGCCGTCCAAACCGGCGGTTTTCAGGAGGTGCCTGTTGTGGGATTGGAATCAATTCGACAGGATCTGCTGTTCACGATGATTGAGACCATTCTGAATAAAGGCCGCCGCGTCCTCATCCTTGCTCCAGAAGTTCAGCAAGCCGAAATCCTTGGCGAACAGGTACGACTTGTTGGCAATATTCAGGTTGAGGTCTACCATGGCCATCTTTCGACAATGGTTCGTGCTGCTCGATGGGAACGAATTCGACAGGGCGACGTGCAGGTCGTGGTGGGGACTCGATCAGCACTATTTCTGCCAGTCCCAAATTTGGGGCTCGTTTGGATCAATCAGGAGGAAGATCCGTCCTACAAAGATGAGCATCTTCCGTATTTTCACGCCCGGGAAGTCGCGCGAATGCGGGGAGAATGTGACCAGGCTCTCGTAGTATATAGTTCGACGTCGCCTTCCTTGGAACTCTACGGACGATTTACAGAGCAGGTCGGTGAGGCATTGGAACGCTCATCACAGCAGATTCCCCATGTGAATATGGTTGATTTGCGAACCTTTTCGTATGAGACCATCATGTCCCCGGTTTTAATCACCAGGATCACGCAGTCCTTGGACGAGGGGAAGCAAGTAATTTTACTTCTCAATCGTAAAGGGTTTTCCGGTGCGCTGGTGTGCCGGGATTGTGGAAAGGCTCCGAGCTGCCCCACCTGCGGGGTTGCCTTGAAACTCTATCAGCGACCTTCCCGTTTGGTGTGCACCTACTGTGAGGGAATTCAACCAACCCCTGAAACCTGCCCCACATGTCAGGGCAGGGTGTTTCGATTCTCCGGCATGGGAACGCAGCGACTGGAAGAAGAGGTGAGGCGTCTTTTTCCCGCAGTCCCGGTTGCTCGGTTCGATCGGGAAAATGTAAAAACCCCCGAAGCGGCTGATACGATGTTACGCCAATTCCGGCAGAGGGATATTGGGGTAATGATCGGGACGGAATTTTTAGTTCATCAATCAGAGCCACCTACGGCTCCTGTCATTGGGTTACCTCAAGCTGATCTTGGGCTCCATATTCCTGAATTCCGATCAGCCGAACGAACGTTTCAGATGTTGTCGAGGGCTCTCAGATTGGCCCGGAATGGACAGGAGCCCGGGGAGGTGATTCTCCAAACCCGAATACCTGATCATCATGTACTTACAGCCATTGGGCACCAGTGGCCCCGAATGTTTTATGACCAGGAACTGGAGTTGCGTGACCTCTTAGGGTATCCCCCGACTACCCACGTAATTTTGTTGGTTGTGACGGGGGAGCAGGCGACACGGGTGCAAAAAATCGTGGGCTTTCTCCAACAACGATTGAAAGAGTTTGAAGGGAGAAGACCTTCAGGTGCAGCGGGAAAAGGGGGCATGGGAACCCCAATGGTCCTGGGGCCGATGGCATCCAAGAAACCAGGACGGATTAAGAAAAATCGTGTAATCTTTTTGATAAAAACGGTTGATTTATCGGAAGCACAGCGAGGTCTTCGCAGCCTTCAGCGGGCGTATGAAGCAGAATTTCCCAAAGATCCGGTAATCGTTGAATTTAATGTGGACCCCATGGACATTCAATAG
- a CDS encoding right-handed parallel beta-helix repeat-containing protein, whose amino-acid sequence MSAEHSPLYEPPPNPFGGKTLIVDAEHPDCFTLPSEALAHAQQDDQIFIRPGVYEDRLVMTERSIHLVGAGRDQVTIFNRRSGPCYLQRVSGGQISGITFRYVGSDQHSALNILDSVCTISHCRATEGLLSGVVIYGPDCRPTLFDNEISHNRESGIFSFAGAQPYLRENTCFGNHHFGMAARDEGTRPDMIKNICRENMLSGILLFHLAKALILENTCEENAHWGIVLTPDCESTPKSDDLPQSNHLVHNPRGAYTLTTEPLADIGR is encoded by the coding sequence TTGTCCGCTGAACACTCACCTCTTTACGAACCACCACCCAATCCTTTCGGGGGAAAAACGTTAATTGTAGATGCGGAGCACCCAGATTGCTTCACCCTACCCAGCGAAGCTCTCGCTCACGCACAACAAGATGATCAAATATTCATTCGACCGGGGGTCTATGAAGATCGGTTGGTAATGACTGAACGAAGCATCCATCTTGTCGGCGCCGGTCGGGATCAGGTCACAATATTCAATCGGCGGAGCGGTCCTTGTTATCTTCAACGAGTTTCCGGCGGACAGATCAGTGGTATCACGTTTCGGTATGTGGGCAGCGACCAACATTCTGCCCTGAATATTTTAGATTCGGTGTGCACCATATCTCACTGCAGGGCCACAGAAGGGCTTTTATCCGGAGTTGTTATTTATGGACCGGATTGCCGCCCGACCTTGTTCGACAACGAGATCTCTCATAATCGGGAGTCCGGTATTTTTTCGTTTGCCGGCGCTCAACCGTATCTCCGGGAAAATACATGTTTTGGCAATCATCATTTTGGAATGGCCGCACGGGACGAGGGCACTCGACCCGATATGATTAAAAACATCTGTCGGGAAAATATGCTAAGCGGCATTCTGCTCTTTCACCTCGCTAAGGCGCTTATCCTCGAGAATACTTGTGAAGAAAATGCGCATTGGGGAATCGTGCTCACTCCGGATTGTGAAAGCACCCCAAAATCTGATGACCTCCCTCAGTCAAACCATTTGGTCCATAACCCTCGCGGAGCCTATACCCTCACCACCGAACCTTTGGCTGATATTGGTCGCTAG
- a CDS encoding di-heme oxidoredictase family protein, which yields MSMFFVFIVLSTISFITGLPGAQAQETDIFQHPNTEQAGIKKSLEQQIGAGRGDINTPDSSLYIISRDPFRSIRRGRNLFQRKFTISQGMGPRNGDGFGDISADASLGAGLADSCAACHGRPRGSAGFGGVVFTRPDSRDAPHLFGLGIIEMLADEISQDLRQTRDQAIAKAKGGRQSVEVSLKSKGISYGTIRVNPDGSVDPSRLEGVDEDLRVRPFFHHGGTISIREFVVGALNGEMGMEAFDPDLAKAAKGGEVVTPSGMVLNGKIDTIEAPPALSESDDLDRDGVANEIPVSLVDHLEFYLLNYFKPAIGRQTRDAEQGQKLFQDIQCTGCHIQNLVIEKDRRVADVETSFDRRRGIFNDLFAVATPLFQEVPGSGTPSVKKPKGQRFVVKNIYADFKRHNLGPKFWERNWDGTLTKELMTEPLWGVGTTAPYGHDGRSIDLWSVIMRHGGEAQNARDRFARLPEVKQGQIIDFLQTLVLFPPDDTASNLNPGDSQSHNFPQYEHGNIALPSLFNDPSDLE from the coding sequence ATGTCCATGTTCTTTGTGTTCATAGTGCTGAGCACGATATCGTTTATAACAGGTTTACCTGGAGCCCAGGCACAGGAAACGGATATTTTTCAACATCCTAATACTGAACAGGCAGGGATTAAGAAATCTTTGGAGCAGCAAATTGGGGCTGGCAGGGGAGATATTAACACTCCCGATTCCTCGCTGTACATCATTAGCCGGGATCCGTTTCGCTCCATTCGTCGTGGTCGAAATCTCTTTCAACGAAAATTCACCATATCTCAAGGAATGGGCCCACGCAATGGTGACGGATTCGGAGATATTAGCGCCGATGCTTCGCTGGGCGCAGGGTTAGCCGATAGTTGTGCGGCCTGCCACGGACGTCCACGAGGATCGGCAGGATTTGGTGGAGTTGTGTTTACCCGTCCGGATAGCCGGGATGCCCCACATTTGTTCGGGTTAGGAATTATCGAAATGCTTGCGGATGAAATTTCTCAAGACCTCCGGCAAACCCGGGATCAGGCCATTGCCAAAGCCAAGGGGGGACGACAATCGGTGGAGGTGTCGTTAAAGAGTAAGGGGATTTCCTATGGAACCATTAGAGTGAATCCTGACGGTTCGGTGGATCCATCCCGATTAGAAGGGGTTGATGAGGATCTTCGGGTACGGCCATTTTTTCATCATGGCGGCACCATTTCCATCAGGGAATTTGTTGTCGGGGCATTGAATGGAGAAATGGGTATGGAGGCTTTTGATCCGGATTTGGCCAAGGCGGCTAAGGGTGGAGAAGTGGTAACGCCATCGGGAATGGTGTTGAATGGAAAGATTGATACCATTGAAGCACCTCCGGCTCTGAGTGAAAGTGATGATCTGGATCGGGATGGGGTGGCCAATGAAATTCCCGTGAGTCTGGTGGACCACCTGGAATTCTATTTGTTGAATTATTTTAAGCCCGCCATAGGCCGCCAGACCAGAGATGCTGAACAAGGGCAGAAACTCTTTCAGGACATTCAATGCACCGGTTGCCATATCCAAAATTTAGTCATTGAAAAAGATCGACGGGTGGCTGATGTGGAAACTTCATTTGACCGCCGCCGAGGGATTTTCAATGACCTGTTTGCCGTGGCGACTCCTTTGTTCCAAGAAGTTCCTGGTTCAGGTACTCCATCGGTGAAAAAACCCAAGGGTCAGCGGTTTGTTGTGAAGAATATTTATGCAGATTTCAAACGGCATAATCTTGGCCCAAAATTCTGGGAACGCAATTGGGATGGTACCTTGACCAAGGAGTTGATGACCGAACCGCTATGGGGAGTGGGGACGACTGCCCCTTATGGGCATGACGGGAGGAGTATTGATCTGTGGTCGGTTATCATGCGGCACGGTGGTGAAGCGCAAAATGCTCGCGATCGCTTTGCCCGATTACCGGAAGTGAAGCAGGGGCAGATAATTGATTTTCTCCAGACGTTAGTGTTGTTTCCACCTGACGATACGGCCTCCAATTTGAACCCGGGTGATTCTCAATCACATAATTTCCCTCAGTATGAACATGGCAATATTGCGTTGCCTTCATTATTTAACGATCCAAGCGATTTGGAATAA
- a CDS encoding DUF2294 domain-containing protein, translating to MESAIRNAIIKFEQEFMGRGPTDVRASILRDTILIRLKGVLTPAERQLAKSEEGIGMVKQMRQNLISQGREQLCREILEITGAETTALFTDIDTRIEERIIVLTLDRDLEATFR from the coding sequence ATGGAATCGGCGATCCGAAATGCCATCATTAAATTCGAACAGGAATTCATGGGCCGTGGACCCACCGATGTTCGAGCCAGCATTCTTCGCGACACCATCCTCATTCGTCTCAAAGGTGTTCTTACGCCAGCCGAACGCCAATTGGCTAAGAGTGAAGAAGGCATTGGAATGGTCAAACAGATGCGCCAAAATCTCATCTCCCAGGGAAGAGAGCAACTGTGTCGTGAAATCCTGGAGATCACCGGTGCGGAAACCACTGCCCTGTTTACGGATATCGATACTCGGATCGAAGAACGCATCATCGTCCTGACGTTAGATCGTGATTTGGAAGCGACATTCCGGTAA
- a CDS encoding DUF2309 domain-containing protein, translating into MNRLEQDRSTVTNWKWLREIVEEACQPIGPYWPMKTFAYYNPIRDLEHLPFARAIEEANQLLGAKGFLPVEEYRQFFYQGRITLPALERALGRVGPPLPSRATIRVGARTIHVQDVWRIHAAYGIEILPAVLLTWNLELEGLTTRFRSDLPEDSRSSIIDRTIRECEKCRHDPESAYLHNLWKSSLAACQLSDPVSGLPSFHAPDPSRSAHTSERKTAFVPVDLPIDRTLGDWLDSETGSVLVETINTHMIKWIGAFVDEGVAGWSMPSRNKGFYAAWKELAEGDLSGRFLGIPDLQQKFGELSEAPEEMLCKHLEDLKIPKERWQSYLSRHLAQLPGWAGFIRWRSDHTGYPAQQHYPIDPLQYLAVRLFYESGMVEGLCQREWDIEGTLPALLGYWNEQRQREQALSLPPYHVIDPNNHAVCHQAWRLFHLAQFLELTPIEVHDLSYSDMSTLLEWLDLFPQSAHGPVWLEAYEDIYREYLLRNISGHQGVAPVNHERPRAQGIFCIDARSESFRRHLEAQGSYETLGYAGFFGVPMSHMAFDSHDHLALCPILLTPNAEVTEVPRVGQNDRVEDYLSGTRWHQLSHHLFHDLKHNPFASCMLIDVLGMFFSVGLVGKTLFRGSFDAVKQWLHQWLGGTVATQIPVEASRGNEQGHARLETLALGFTLLEQVAFVEGGLRVIGLTKNFGRFVMICGHGSQSENNPYYAALDCGACGGSHGDPNARVFAAMANNPEVRKILSDRGLVIPEDTWFLPAKHNTTTDRVTMYDLVDVPATHIEDLAQLVRDLEQAGTHQALERCQRIPGAPTTVSPSDAFKHVKQRSMDWANSRPEWGLSGNAAFLIGRRALTKGLDLDGRVFLHSYDPTPDSDGSLLEKIMTAPLIVGELINLTYYFSSVDPWAYGGGSKVIHNMVAGVGVMLGSQSDLQKGLPLQSVNDGARHYHEPMRLLAIIEAPPDRIRSIIQKHALLQHVFHNQWMNLIAFDPGPKNFSRYLSDLTWEPVTMNI; encoded by the coding sequence ATGAACAGGCTTGAGCAAGATCGTTCAACGGTGACGAATTGGAAATGGCTGCGAGAAATCGTTGAGGAGGCGTGTCAGCCCATCGGTCCGTATTGGCCGATGAAAACCTTTGCCTATTACAATCCCATTCGGGACCTCGAGCATTTACCCTTTGCCCGTGCGATTGAGGAAGCGAATCAGTTGCTGGGCGCCAAGGGATTTCTGCCTGTTGAAGAGTATCGCCAATTCTTTTATCAAGGTCGGATTACTCTGCCGGCTCTTGAGCGGGCACTTGGCCGGGTAGGGCCCCCATTACCTTCACGGGCTACCATTCGAGTTGGAGCACGCACCATACATGTCCAAGATGTCTGGCGCATTCATGCGGCATATGGGATTGAAATCTTACCTGCTGTGCTGCTGACGTGGAACCTGGAATTAGAGGGTCTGACCACACGATTTCGATCCGATCTTCCTGAGGATTCTCGTTCCTCCATTATTGACCGAACGATTCGGGAGTGCGAGAAGTGCCGCCATGATCCGGAGTCCGCCTACCTGCATAACCTTTGGAAAAGTTCGTTGGCGGCGTGCCAGTTGTCTGACCCAGTGTCGGGTCTGCCTTCTTTTCATGCACCTGATCCCAGTCGGAGCGCTCATACATCAGAACGTAAGACTGCATTCGTCCCGGTTGATTTACCTATAGACAGGACGCTGGGTGATTGGCTGGATAGTGAGACGGGTAGCGTGCTGGTTGAGACCATCAATACCCACATGATCAAATGGATTGGGGCATTTGTCGACGAAGGTGTTGCGGGATGGAGTATGCCTTCAAGAAACAAGGGGTTTTATGCTGCATGGAAAGAATTAGCCGAAGGGGATCTCTCAGGTAGATTCCTCGGGATTCCAGATCTTCAACAAAAATTTGGTGAACTGTCTGAAGCACCGGAGGAAATGTTGTGCAAACATCTGGAAGATCTCAAAATTCCAAAGGAACGTTGGCAAAGCTATCTCTCACGGCATCTGGCTCAATTGCCAGGTTGGGCAGGATTTATCCGATGGCGTAGTGACCACACCGGGTATCCTGCTCAACAACACTATCCCATTGATCCACTGCAATATCTGGCCGTTCGCCTTTTTTATGAATCTGGAATGGTAGAGGGACTTTGCCAACGGGAATGGGACATCGAAGGGACGTTACCTGCACTCCTCGGTTATTGGAACGAACAACGTCAGCGTGAACAGGCGTTGAGCCTTCCTCCTTATCATGTCATCGACCCGAATAATCATGCAGTGTGTCATCAAGCTTGGCGACTTTTTCACTTGGCTCAGTTTTTGGAATTGACCCCAATTGAGGTCCATGACTTGTCGTACAGCGACATGTCAACCTTACTGGAGTGGCTGGACCTCTTCCCCCAATCTGCACATGGACCGGTATGGCTTGAGGCGTATGAGGATATCTATCGGGAGTATTTGCTGCGAAACATCAGCGGACATCAAGGAGTGGCACCCGTTAACCATGAGCGGCCGCGGGCACAAGGGATTTTTTGTATCGATGCTCGCTCGGAGTCGTTTCGTCGTCATCTTGAAGCTCAAGGGTCGTATGAAACATTGGGATATGCGGGATTTTTTGGGGTGCCCATGAGTCATATGGCATTTGATAGCCACGACCACTTGGCTTTGTGTCCGATTTTGTTGACACCAAATGCGGAAGTGACCGAAGTTCCGCGAGTCGGGCAGAATGATCGGGTGGAGGACTATCTCTCGGGAACTAGGTGGCATCAACTCAGTCATCATCTCTTTCATGATTTGAAACACAATCCATTTGCGTCTTGTATGTTAATTGATGTGCTAGGGATGTTTTTTAGCGTCGGGTTGGTAGGAAAAACCCTGTTTCGAGGATCCTTCGATGCCGTCAAGCAGTGGTTGCACCAATGGTTGGGGGGCACCGTTGCCACGCAAATTCCCGTTGAGGCTTCACGTGGAAACGAGCAGGGACATGCACGATTGGAAACACTGGCACTAGGTTTCACCCTATTGGAGCAAGTGGCCTTTGTGGAAGGGGGATTGCGAGTGATCGGGCTCACGAAAAACTTTGGCCGATTTGTGATGATCTGCGGTCATGGGAGCCAGTCCGAAAACAACCCTTATTATGCGGCGCTGGATTGTGGCGCATGTGGAGGCAGTCATGGTGACCCGAATGCTCGTGTCTTTGCCGCCATGGCCAATAATCCTGAGGTTCGGAAAATTCTGAGCGATCGGGGTCTGGTCATCCCAGAAGACACCTGGTTTCTTCCCGCCAAACACAACACGACCACAGATCGAGTGACGATGTATGACCTGGTCGATGTTCCTGCTACCCATATAGAGGATTTAGCACAGTTGGTAAGAGACTTGGAGCAGGCTGGCACACATCAGGCATTGGAACGATGCCAGCGCATTCCAGGTGCTCCCACCACAGTTTCTCCCAGTGACGCGTTCAAGCATGTCAAGCAGCGGAGCATGGATTGGGCTAATTCGCGTCCTGAATGGGGATTGTCAGGGAATGCCGCATTTTTGATTGGAAGGCGGGCACTTACCAAAGGTCTGGATTTAGATGGGAGAGTCTTTTTGCATTCTTACGACCCTACGCCGGATTCTGATGGGAGTCTACTTGAAAAAATCATGACCGCACCCCTCATCGTGGGCGAATTGATTAATTTAACGTATTACTTTTCGTCGGTGGATCCTTGGGCCTACGGGGGTGGGAGCAAGGTCATTCACAATATGGTTGCCGGAGTTGGCGTGATGTTAGGGAGTCAAAGTGACCTGCAAAAAGGTCTTCCTCTTCAATCGGTTAACGATGGGGCGCGACACTATCATGAGCCCATGCGCTTACTGGCCATCATTGAGGCGCCGCCGGATCGAATACGGTCTATCATTCAAAAGCACGCTTTGCTTCAGCATGTATTCCATAACCAATGGATGAACCTCATCGCGTTTGATCCGGGCCCTAAAAACTTTTCACGGTATCTCTCTGACTTAACCTGGGAACCAGTCACGATGAACATATAA
- a CDS encoding Na+/H+ antiporter subunit E, whose translation MKSSFPKQFIANTLALFCGWLVLSGKYDNFHLVLGFTASCGVAWLNTGFPHSPFQQFPWGRMVLYGPWLFLRIVESSLHLTKLILNPSLPIKPRLITYRSQLKHRGAIVVLGNSVTLTPGTITVEINGNTFLVHAIDQAAGNDLTTGRMERKIARVFQEDTNL comes from the coding sequence ATGAAATCTTCCTTCCCCAAACAGTTTATCGCTAACACCTTGGCCTTATTTTGTGGCTGGCTTGTGTTATCAGGGAAGTACGACAATTTTCACCTCGTTCTCGGATTCACGGCTTCTTGTGGAGTTGCCTGGTTAAATACGGGGTTCCCTCATTCTCCCTTTCAGCAATTCCCATGGGGCCGTATGGTGCTGTACGGCCCCTGGCTTTTTTTACGGATTGTGGAGAGTAGTCTGCATTTGACGAAACTCATTCTGAATCCCTCGTTACCCATTAAGCCCAGACTTATCACCTATCGATCTCAATTAAAACATCGGGGCGCGATCGTTGTGCTTGGGAATTCTGTGACCCTAACGCCAGGCACCATTACCGTGGAAATTAACGGCAATACTTTCCTCGTGCATGCCATAGATCAGGCAGCAGGCAATGATCTCACCACCGGCCGGATGGAGCGCAAAATTGCCCGGGTCTTTCAGGAAGATACGAATTTGTGA
- a CDS encoding monovalent cation/H+ antiporter complex subunit F codes for MIDFFLVLLITLSFLILVYLYRVIQGPTVFDRVLGLAGISTKAIILGVVMGTVYDRVEMFVDISTGYALLNLVGAFAIAKFLEQRGAP; via the coding sequence ATGATTGATTTTTTTCTGGTTTTATTAATTACGTTGTCATTTCTGATCCTCGTGTATTTATACCGGGTGATCCAGGGGCCCACGGTGTTTGATCGGGTTTTAGGATTGGCGGGTATATCGACCAAAGCCATCATTTTGGGCGTCGTCATGGGAACAGTTTATGACCGTGTGGAAATGTTTGTGGACATTTCCACGGGGTATGCGCTTCTGAACCTGGTGGGAGCGTTTGCCATTGCCAAGTTTCTTGAGCAACGAGGAGCGCCCTAA
- the mnhG gene encoding monovalent cation/H(+) antiporter subunit G gives MVVIAIGLILAGVFFLVVAAIGTIRLPDVFSRSHAVSLTDSLGAICVLAGLALYQGFGINMLKILVVLVLLILLNPVIAHATIRAAYRSGLKPQTEEDQ, from the coding sequence ATGGTCGTTATTGCCATCGGGTTAATTCTGGCGGGGGTATTTTTCCTGGTGGTGGCCGCAATTGGCACAATACGCCTCCCTGATGTGTTTTCGCGATCCCATGCAGTCTCCCTGACTGATTCCTTAGGCGCAATTTGTGTTCTGGCGGGCCTTGCTTTGTACCAGGGTTTCGGGATCAATATGTTGAAGATTCTGGTCGTCCTGGTTTTGCTCATCCTGTTGAATCCGGTCATTGCTCATGCCACGATTCGAGCGGCCTATCGGTCTGGCCTCAAACCTCAGACGGAGGAAGACCAATGA